Proteins encoded within one genomic window of Deltaproteobacteria bacterium:
- a CDS encoding DUF433 domain-containing protein gives MKTKLIHADPSVMMGKPVIAGTRITVELILEKLAAGETVEQLLEAHPRLTRRAVLAALAYAAS, from the coding sequence ATGAAGACCAAGCTCATACACGCTGACCCGTCCGTGATGATGGGCAAACCTGTGATCGCAGGGACGCGCATCACCGTCGAACTGATTTTGGAAAAGCTGGCCGCTGGCGAAACCGTCGAGCAGCTCCTGGAGGCTCACCCTCGATTGACCAGGAGGGCGGTGTTAGCGGCTTTAGCTTACGCCGCCTCCTGA
- a CDS encoding methylamine utilization protein MauG gives MIVLLFGHLLAGIFLLLVCTSTLRAADSAASPPLPLGLPPLPPPPADNPPTPEKVALGRRLFFDRRLSPNDTMSCAMCHLPTQGFTVNETRLAVGINGHTTRRNPPTLYNVAYQRLLFHDGREFALEDQVISPLTNPMEMGNPSIGYIVNKIRELPGYREQFQQAFAEDVSVATLGKALASYERTLLSGNSPFDRWYFGREKDAVSDQVKAGFKIFRGKGQCFTCHTIDKIGTLFSGQGFRNTGVAQLTLIPEKQVEVDLGGGLKTQMPRAQVDEILTPPGKDLGRYEVTLDPTDVWRYKTPSLRNIALTAPYMHNGVLLTLEDVIEYYDHGGTGADGQDPRVSPLHLKPEEKQALLALLRSFTGDNVALLAQEGAVAEEW, from the coding sequence GTGATAGTTCTACTGTTCGGACACCTGCTCGCTGGCATCTTTCTTCTGCTTGTCTGCACAAGTACGCTCCGTGCCGCCGATTCTGCGGCTTCTCCTCCGCTGCCGCTGGGTCTCCCTCCGCTGCCGCCGCCTCCAGCAGACAATCCGCCCACGCCGGAAAAAGTCGCCCTCGGTCGCCGTCTCTTCTTCGACCGTCGTCTTTCGCCGAACGACACCATGTCGTGCGCGATGTGCCACCTTCCCACCCAGGGCTTTACCGTCAATGAGACTCGTCTCGCTGTCGGCATCAACGGCCACACCACGCGGCGAAATCCTCCCACTCTGTACAACGTCGCCTATCAACGCTTGCTGTTTCATGACGGCAGGGAGTTTGCGCTGGAAGATCAAGTCATCTCCCCACTGACCAATCCCATGGAGATGGGCAACCCGTCGATAGGCTATATCGTCAATAAGATACGAGAACTCCCCGGGTACCGCGAGCAGTTCCAGCAAGCGTTCGCAGAAGATGTAAGCGTGGCCACGCTCGGGAAAGCCCTGGCCAGCTACGAACGGACACTGCTGTCCGGCAACTCGCCGTTCGACCGCTGGTACTTCGGCAGAGAGAAAGACGCCGTTTCCGACCAAGTCAAAGCCGGATTCAAGATTTTTCGCGGCAAAGGCCAGTGCTTCACCTGTCACACGATAGACAAGATCGGAACCCTGTTCAGCGGCCAAGGATTTCGTAACACTGGAGTAGCGCAACTTACCCTCATTCCCGAGAAACAGGTCGAAGTCGATTTGGGCGGTGGGCTGAAAACCCAGATGCCACGCGCGCAAGTCGACGAAATTCTCACCCCTCCGGGAAAAGATCTCGGTCGCTACGAGGTCACGCTCGACCCCACGGATGTGTGGCGCTACAAGACGCCCTCGCTACGCAACATCGCTCTCACGGCACCGTACATGCACAACGGCGTGCTGCTAACGTTGGAAGACGTGATCGAGTATTACGACCACGGCGGCACCGGCGCAGACGGCCAAGACCCTCGCGTCTCGCCCCTGCATCTCAAACCGGAAGAGAAACAGGCACTGCTCGCACTCCTGCGCAGCTTTACCGGGGATAATGTCGCTCTTCTCGCGCAGGAAGGGGCTGTGGCGGAAGAGTGGTAG
- a CDS encoding SCO family protein: MRPSFRAACLILFLLLSSPAQSDPQSDIAAVQSAVQPQFTPPPPGTYTLPPIDTIVDHQLLDSTGKSVELFDLTAGKVTVISFMYTSCAEVGGCPLAATVLQQIDQLLDQRPELARHVALISLSFDAERDSPQRMAEVRQGLVPRIVWHFLTSANQKDLQSVLADFNQPVAKLWNEDGSWSGLFRHVLKVYLLDANHQIRNIYSTGLFSAQLVVNDIETVLLESAPHSNAGKP, encoded by the coding sequence TTGCGCCCTTCCTTTCGTGCGGCCTGCCTCATCCTATTCCTCCTCCTTTCCTCGCCTGCCCAATCCGACCCGCAGTCCGATATCGCCGCCGTGCAGAGCGCGGTCCAGCCCCAGTTCACCCCTCCCCCTCCGGGCACCTACACACTTCCTCCCATCGACACCATCGTTGACCACCAGTTGCTAGATTCAACCGGCAAGTCTGTTGAACTGTTCGACCTCACCGCTGGCAAAGTGACGGTCATTTCGTTCATGTACACCTCATGCGCCGAGGTGGGTGGCTGTCCCTTAGCAGCCACCGTGCTCCAGCAAATCGACCAGTTGCTCGACCAACGCCCAGAGCTTGCACGCCACGTCGCCCTCATCTCCCTCAGTTTCGATGCCGAACGGGATTCGCCCCAGCGCATGGCCGAAGTCCGCCAGGGGTTGGTTCCGCGCATCGTTTGGCACTTTCTCACCAGCGCCAATCAAAAAGATCTGCAATCCGTCCTGGCCGATTTTAACCAACCGGTCGCCAAACTGTGGAATGAAGACGGCAGTTGGAGCGGCCTGTTCCGGCACGTACTCAAAGTCTACTTGCTTGACGCAAACCACCAGATCAGAAACATCTACAGCACGGGGTTATTCAGCGCGCAGTTAGTCGTGAACGACATCGAAACCGTCCTGCTGGAAAGCGCGCCGCACTCCAACGCCGGCAAGCCGTGA